GCAGGATACCAGCGAAGGGTCCTCTGGGTACTGGGTACTGGGTACTGGGTACTGGGTACTCGTTACTCGGTACTCGGTACTCCCAACTGCTATTCTTCCCCCATGGACCTCGTCCGCCTCACGCGCCAGCTCGTGGACATCGAGTCCATCACCGGCAACGAGGCCGCCGTCGCCGAATTCCTGGCCAGCATGCTCTCCACTTCCGGCTATCACGTCGAACTGATGCCGGTCGAGGACCGTCGTTTCAACGTCTACGCCACGCCCCCGGAGGCCGCGCGGCCTCCCCTGGTCTTCTCCACCCACATGGACACGGTCCCGCCCTTCATCTCTTCCTCCGAAGACGAAGAGCGCATCTACGGCCGCGGCGCCTGCGACGCCAAGGGCATCATCGCCGCCCAGATCGCCGCCGCCCAACGCTTGCGCAGCGAGGGCCTCGCCGCCGGGCTGCTCTTCCTGGTCGGCGAGGAACGCGACAGTCTC
This portion of the Terriglobales bacterium genome encodes:
- a CDS encoding M20/M25/M40 family metallo-hydrolase; protein product: MDLVRLTRQLVDIESITGNEAAVAEFLASMLSTSGYHVELMPVEDRRFNVYATPPEAARPPLVFSTHMDTVPPFISSSEDEERIYGRGACDAKGIIAAQIAAAQRLRSEGLAAGLLFLVGEERDSL